Proteins from a genomic interval of Pantoea deleyi:
- the mnmG gene encoding tRNA uridine-5-carboxymethylaminomethyl(34) synthesis enzyme MnmG, giving the protein MFYQDPFDVIVIGGGHAGTEAAMAAARMGQQTLLLTHNIDTLGQMSCNPAIGGIGKGHLVKEVDALGGLMARAIDQAGIQFRILNASKGPAVRATRAQADRVLYRQAVRTALENQPNLMIFQQAVDDLIVENDRVVGAVTQMGLKFRAKTVVLTVGTFLDGKIHIGLDNYSGGRAGDPPSIPLAKRLRALPLRVNRLKTGTPPRIDARSIDFSVLTPQHGDNPMPVFSFMGSAAEHPQQVPCWITHTNEKTHEVIRSNLDRSPMYAGIIEGIGPRYCPSIEDKVMRFADRNSHQIFLEPEGLTSNEIYPNGISTSLPFDVQIQIVRSMQGMENAKIVRPGYAIEYDFFDPRDLKPTLESKFIHGLFFAGQINGTTGYEEAAAQGMLAGLNAARQSADKEGWAPRRDQAYLGVLVDDLCTLGTKEPYRMFTSRAEYRLMLREDNADLRLTETGRELGLVDDARWARFNQKLEAIEQERQRLRDIWVHPKSGHVTEVNTVLSAPLTKEASGEDLLRRPEMTYLKLMSLESYGPALADEQAAEQVEIQVKYEGYIARQQEEIDRQLRNENTLLPVELDYRQVSGLSNEVIAKLNDHKPTSIGQATRISGITPAAISILLIYLKKQGLLRKSA; this is encoded by the coding sequence ATGTTTTATCAGGATCCTTTTGACGTCATCGTAATTGGTGGTGGTCATGCGGGCACCGAAGCCGCAATGGCGGCCGCCCGAATGGGTCAGCAAACCCTGTTACTCACCCATAACATTGATACGCTTGGACAAATGTCCTGTAACCCGGCGATCGGTGGCATTGGCAAAGGACATCTGGTGAAGGAAGTGGATGCCTTAGGGGGTCTGATGGCCCGTGCGATCGACCAGGCGGGTATCCAGTTCAGGATACTAAACGCGAGCAAAGGGCCGGCCGTCCGGGCGACCCGTGCACAGGCGGATCGCGTGCTTTATCGCCAGGCTGTGCGCACTGCACTGGAGAATCAGCCCAACCTGATGATCTTCCAGCAGGCGGTCGACGATCTTATCGTGGAAAACGATCGCGTCGTGGGCGCGGTCACCCAGATGGGCCTGAAATTCCGCGCAAAAACCGTGGTTCTGACCGTCGGCACCTTCCTTGACGGCAAAATTCATATCGGTCTGGACAACTACAGTGGCGGTCGCGCTGGCGATCCGCCGTCCATTCCGCTGGCAAAACGCCTGCGTGCGCTGCCGCTGCGGGTGAACCGCCTCAAAACCGGCACGCCACCACGCATCGATGCGCGTTCCATCGATTTTTCGGTGCTGACGCCGCAGCACGGTGACAACCCGATGCCGGTCTTCTCGTTCATGGGCAGTGCTGCCGAACACCCGCAGCAGGTGCCGTGCTGGATCACCCATACCAACGAGAAAACCCATGAGGTGATCCGCAGCAACCTGGATCGCAGTCCGATGTATGCCGGGATCATCGAAGGGATCGGCCCGCGCTATTGCCCGTCGATCGAAGATAAGGTGATGCGCTTTGCCGATCGCAACTCGCATCAGATCTTCCTGGAGCCGGAAGGGCTGACCAGCAACGAGATCTACCCGAACGGTATCTCTACCAGCCTGCCGTTTGACGTACAGATTCAGATCGTCCGCTCAATGCAGGGCATGGAGAACGCGAAGATCGTGCGTCCCGGCTATGCCATCGAGTATGACTTCTTCGATCCGCGCGATCTGAAACCGACGCTTGAGAGCAAATTTATTCACGGCCTGTTCTTCGCCGGCCAGATTAACGGCACCACCGGTTATGAAGAGGCGGCTGCGCAGGGTATGCTGGCCGGTCTCAATGCGGCCCGCCAGTCTGCGGATAAAGAGGGCTGGGCACCGCGCCGTGACCAGGCTTATCTGGGCGTGCTGGTTGATGACCTCTGCACACTCGGCACCAAAGAGCCGTACCGCATGTTTACCTCGCGTGCTGAATATCGTCTGATGCTGCGCGAGGACAATGCCGATCTGCGTCTGACCGAAACCGGTCGCGAGCTGGGCCTGGTGGATGATGCGCGCTGGGCGCGTTTCAATCAGAAGCTGGAAGCGATCGAACAGGAGCGTCAGCGCCTGCGCGATATCTGGGTGCATCCGAAGTCCGGACATGTGACGGAAGTGAACACGGTGCTCAGCGCGCCGCTGACCAAAGAGGCCAGCGGTGAAGATTTGCTGCGCCGTCCGGAGATGACCTATCTGAAGCTGATGTCGCTGGAGAGCTATGGGCCGGCGCTGGCGGACGAGCAGGCTGCAGAGCAGGTTGAGATTCAGGTCAAATATGAAGGCTATATCGCGCGTCAGCAGGAAGAGATCGATCGCCAGCTGCGAAACGAGAATACGCTGCTGCCGGTGGAACTCGACTACCGGCAGGTCAGCGGCCTCTCTAACGAGGTGATCGCCAAGCTGAACGATCACAAGCCGACGTCGATTGGTCAGGCGACCCGTATTTCGGGCATTACCCCGGCGGCCATCTCAATTCTGCTGATCTACTTGAAAAAACAGGGTCTGCTGCGCAAAAGCGCCTGA
- the mioC gene encoding FMN-binding protein MioC, whose product MADITLISGSTLGSAEYVAEHLEEKLQDAGFSTQMLHGPALDELPTEGIWLVVSSTHGAGDIPDNLLPLFETIRDTQPDLSQVRFGAVGLGNHEYDLFCGAIRQIEALLIAQGAHRIGDRLEIDVLEHEIPEDPAEAWLESWKSAI is encoded by the coding sequence ATGGCCGATATTACCTTAATCAGTGGCAGTACCCTGGGTAGCGCAGAGTACGTGGCTGAACATCTGGAAGAAAAATTACAGGACGCGGGCTTCTCAACGCAGATGCTGCACGGCCCGGCGCTGGATGAGCTGCCGACCGAGGGGATCTGGCTGGTGGTCAGCTCCACCCACGGCGCGGGTGATATTCCTGACAATCTGCTGCCGCTCTTTGAGACCATCCGTGACACGCAGCCCGACCTCTCTCAGGTGCGGTTCGGTGCTGTCGGACTCGGCAACCATGAATACGATCTCTTTTGTGGCGCGATCCGCCAGATTGAAGCGCTGCTGATTGCGCAGGGCGCGCACCGGATCGGCGATCGTCTGGAAATTGACGTGCTGGAGCATGAGATCCCTGAAGATCCGGCTGAGGCCTGGCTGGAAAGCTGGAAAAGCGCGATCTGA